A genomic window from Gossypium hirsutum isolate 1008001.06 chromosome D12, Gossypium_hirsutum_v2.1, whole genome shotgun sequence includes:
- the LOC107946024 gene encoding shaggy-related protein kinase alpha, with protein MASIGMAPTSGLREPSGNAVGVDRLPDEMNDMKIRDDKEVEAAIVDGNGTETGHIIVTTIGGKNGQPKQTISYMAERVVGHGSFGVVFQAKCLETGETVAIKKVLQDKRYKNRELQTMRLLDHPNVVSLKHCFFSTTEKDELYLNLVLEYVPETVHRVIKHYNKMNQRMPLIYVKLYFYQICRALAYIHSSIGVCHRDIKPQNLLVNPHTHQLKLCDFGSAKVLVKGEPNISYICSRYYRAPELIFGATEYTTAIDIWSAGCVLAELLLGQPLFPGESGVDQLVEIIKVLGTPTREEIKCMNPNYTEFKFPQIKAHPWHKIFHKRMPLEAVDLVSRLLQYSPNLRSTAIEALVHPFFDELRDPNTRLPNGRFLPPLFNFKPHELKGVPTDMLPKLIPEHAKKQCSFLGL; from the exons ATGGCTTCTATAGGTATGGCGCCTACTTCTGGGTTAAGAGAACCTAGTGGGAATGCAGTTGGTGTTGATAGATTACctgatgaaatgaatgatatgaaaATTAGGGATGACAAG GAAGTGGAAGCAGCGATAGTTGATGGTAACGGAACCGAAACTGGGCATATTATTGTCACCACTATTGGGGGTAAAAATGGCCAGCCTAAACAG aCAATAAGCTATATGGCCGAACGTGTTGTTGGGCATGGATCATTTGGGGTAGTGTTTCAG GCTAAATGTTTAGAGACGGGCGAAACTGTTGCTATTAAGAAGGTTCTTCAAGACAAGAGATACAAGAACCGTGAATTGCAAACCATGCGTCTTTTAGACCACCCCAATGTTGTCTCTCTGAAGCATTGTTTCTTTTCAACTACCGAAAAAGATGAGCTCTATCTTAACCTGGTGCTTGAGTATGTTCCGGAGACTGTCCACCGAGTTATCAAGCATTATAataagatgaaccaaaggatgccACTGATATATGTTAAACTCTATTTTTACCAG ATTTGCAGAGCACTTGCTTACATTCATAGCAGTATTGGTGTGTGCCACAGGGACATAAAGCCACAAAATTTATTG GTCAACCCGCACACTCATCAGCTAAAACTGTGTGATTTTGGAAGTGCCAAAGTTTTG GTGAAAGGGGAACCAAACATAtcttacatctgttctaggtactatcgagcacctgaattaatatttggtgcaactgAATACACCACAGCCATTGACATTTGGTCTGCCGGCTGTGTTTTGGCTGAGCTATTGCTTGGGCAG CCTCTGTTTCctggtgagagtggagtagaccagcttgttgaaattattaag GTTCTAGGTACcccaacaagagaagaaatcaaGTGCATGAATCCTAACTACACAGAGTTCAAATTCCCCCAAATTAAAGCTCACCCATGGCACAAG ATATTTCATAAGCGTATGCCTCTGGAAGCTGTGGATCTTGTTTCACGGCTATTGCAGTACTCTCCAAATCTGCGTAGCACAGCT ATTGAGGCTTTGGTTCATCCATTCTTTGATGAGCTACGTGATCCTAACACCCGCCTACCTAATGGTCGATTTCTTCCCCCACTGTTTAACTTTAAGCCTCACG AACTGAAGGGAGTTCCTACAGATATGTTACCGAAGCTGATCCCGGAACATGCAAAAAAGCAATGTTCCTTCCTTGGATTATAA
- the LOC107946023 gene encoding polygalacturonase At1g48100 — translation MEYSCVSLLIFCMSLLCFLISTQGRWHHHHHHTKHKHHSHHDTMPEISVPPEPSTALAPEPSGPPDDENSGGSTEVFDVRKFGAIGDGVTDDTNAFKMAWDTACQVNSSSTIYVPNGFSFMIQSTIFTGPCQGGLVFQIDGTLMPPDGPEEWPKNNSKRQWLVFYRVNQMSLQGGGAIDGRGKKWWDLPCKPHKGINATTLPGPCDSPVAIRFFMSSNLTVQGLKVKDSPQFHFRFDGCQNVHVESLHITAPALSPNTDGIHIANTNGVQIYNSVISNGDDCVSIGSGCYDVDIRNLTCGPGHGISIGSLGNHNSKACVHNVTVRDSVIKVSDNGVRIKTWQGGSGAVSGIMFGNIHMISVRNPIIIDQFYCLTKDCLNQTSAVYVSDILYEGIKGTYDTRSPPMHFGCSDSVPCTNITLSDIELLPAQGDIVLDPFCWNAYGELETLTIPPVYCLREGVPRSILDNKDMDHC, via the exons ATGGAGTATTCTTGTGTGTCTCTACTTATATTTTGCATGTCTTTGCTTTGCTTCTTGATTTCAACCCAAGGTAGAtggcatcatcatcatcaccatacCAAACACAAGCATCATTCTCACCATGATACAATGCCTGAAATTTCAGTACCCCCTGAGCCTTCCACTGCACTTGCACCCGAGCCCTCCGGTCCACCTGACGACGAAAACTCCGGTGGTTCTACCGAAGTGTTCGACGTAAGGAAATTCGGGGCGATAGGCGACGGTGTAACCGACGACACAAATGCATTCAAGATGGCATGGGACACTGCTTGTCAAGTTAATTCATCATCAACCATCTATGTTCCCAATGGTTTTTCATTCATGATTCAGTCCACAATTTTTACAGGTCCTTGTCAAGGTGGATTAGTGTTTCAG ATTGATGGTACACTTATGCCACCTGATGGACCCGAGGAATGGCCAAAGAATAACAGCAAGCGACAGTGGTTGGTCTTTTACAGGGTTAATCAAATGTCTCTTCAAGGTGGTGGTGCCATTGACGGTAGAGGTAAAAAATGGTGGGATCTCCCTTGCAAGCCccacaag GGAATAAATGCAACAACTTTGCCCGGACCATGTGATAGCCCCGTC GCTATAAGGTTTTTCATGAGCTCCAATTTGACAGTCCAAGGACTTAAAGTTAAGGATAGTCCCCAATTCCATTTCAGATTCGATGGTTGCCAAAATGTGCATGTTGAATCACTTCATATTACAGCTCCAGCCCTTAGTCCCAACACTGATGGCATCCACATTGCCAACACAAATGGTGTTCAAATATATAATTCAGTTATCTCTAATG GCGATGATTGTGTATCGATTGGATCGGGATGTTACGATGTCGATATTCGGAACCTTACTTGTGGACCAGGTCATGGAATCAGTATCGGAAGTTTAGGTAACCACAACTCTAAAGCTTGTGTACACAATGTCACGGTTCGAGACTCGGTGATTAAAGTATCGGATAATGGTGTTAGGATCAAGACATGGCAAGGTGGGTCCGGGGCGGTTTCGGGTATAATGTTTGGCAACATTCATATGATAAGTGTTAGGAATCCGATTATAATCGATCAATTCTATTGCCTTACTAAAGATTGCTTGAACCAGACGTCTGCCGTTTATGTGTCGGACATACTCTATGAAGGGATCAAAGGGACGTACGATACCCGAAGCCCACCGATGCATTTTGGGTGCAGTGATTCGGTTCCTTGTACGAACATTACGTTGTCGGATATCGAGCTACTTCCGGCTCAAGGAGATATAGTATTGGACCCATTTTGTTGGAATGCTTATGGGGAGTTGGAAACACTAACGATACCACCTGTATATTGCTTGCGAGAGGGTGTTCCTCGATCTATATTGGATAATAAGGATATGGATCATTGCTGA